In a genomic window of Halalkalicoccus sp. CG83:
- a CDS encoding 30S ribosomal protein S8, which translates to MTANDPFSNALSGLNNAESVGHLTHTVSPASNQIGSVLEVLYDRGYVDGFEFVDDGKSGRFEIELKGAINRCGAVKPRYSAGADEFEKWEKRFLPARDYGTLIVTTSHGIMSHYEAREQGIGGQVIAYVY; encoded by the coding sequence ATGACAGCGAACGATCCGTTCAGCAACGCGCTTTCGGGGCTGAACAACGCGGAGAGCGTCGGGCATCTGACGCACACGGTATCGCCCGCCTCGAACCAGATCGGCTCCGTACTCGAGGTCCTCTACGACCGCGGGTACGTCGACGGCTTCGAGTTCGTCGACGACGGGAAGTCGGGTCGGTTCGAGATCGAACTGAAGGGTGCGATCAACAGATGCGGTGCCGTCAAGCCCCGCTACTCGGCGGGCGCCGACGAGTTCGAGAAGTGGGAGAAGCGGTTCCTCCCCGCCCGTGACTACGGGACGCTCATCGTCACGACGAGCCACGGCATCATGAGCCACTACGAGGCCCGCGAACAGGGCATCGGTGGCCAGGTGATCGCGTACGTCTACTGA
- a CDS encoding 30S ribosomal protein S14, whose translation MSESESETGEHAAKRTAQREKCQRCGRKQGLVGKYDIWLCRQCFREIARNMGFKKYK comes from the coding sequence ATGAGTGAAAGCGAAAGCGAGACGGGCGAGCACGCCGCGAAGCGCACCGCACAGCGAGAGAAGTGCCAGCGATGTGGCCGCAAGCAGGGCCTCGTCGGCAAGTACGACATCTGGCTGTGTCGACAGTGCTTCCGGGAGATCGCCCGCAACATGGGGTTCAAGAAGTACAAATGA
- a CDS encoding 50S ribosomal protein L5, whose translation MSESEAEGEGEFHEMREPVVEKVVVHMGVGTGGRELANAEDILEEITGQESVRTQAKRTKPEFGIREGDPIGAKVTLRGENAEEFLETALPLATLSGNQFDRTGNVSFGIEEHTEFPSQEYNPDIGIFGMDVTINLVRPGYRVKKRDIASRQIPSNHRLDARAAIAYLNERFDAGIGDQEDDE comes from the coding sequence ATGAGCGAGTCCGAAGCCGAGGGCGAGGGCGAGTTCCACGAGATGCGCGAGCCCGTCGTCGAGAAGGTCGTCGTCCACATGGGCGTCGGCACCGGCGGGCGCGAGCTCGCGAACGCCGAGGACATCCTCGAGGAGATCACCGGCCAGGAGAGCGTCCGCACGCAGGCCAAACGGACCAAACCCGAGTTCGGCATCCGCGAGGGCGACCCGATCGGCGCGAAGGTCACCCTTCGCGGCGAGAACGCCGAGGAGTTCCTCGAGACCGCGCTGCCGCTGGCGACGCTGTCGGGCAACCAGTTCGACCGAACCGGCAACGTCAGCTTCGGCATCGAGGAGCACACCGAGTTCCCCAGTCAGGAGTACAACCCCGACATCGGGATCTTCGGAATGGACGTGACGATCAACCTCGTGCGGCCGGGCTACCGGGTGAAGAAACGCGACATCGCCTCGCGACAGATCCCGTCGAACCACCGGCTCGACGCGCGGGCCGCGATCGCCTACCTGAACGAGCGGTTCGACGCCGGCATCGGCGACCAGGAGGACGACGAATGA
- a CDS encoding 30S ribosomal protein S4e translates to MSKHQKRLSVPNSWPVERKTAKYTVKARAGPHGENGVPLVIVLRDVLGYVDSTKEAKYAANEGNVLVNGEPVRDVRRPIGMFDILGFAEREEYYRVFPDEGGRLALTPIDAEDADGKLGKIVDKRQVPGGQTQLQLHDGRNLRVEDGSEYSGKDSIVIGFEDGEILAHFVYEEGALVTAVRGQHAGEIGTIEAIEVIPSSAPNTVTVETDDGTFETVEEYIVVIDENFVGGDAAASDGDAAATDEDAAGGEDE, encoded by the coding sequence ATGAGCAAACACCAGAAACGACTGTCAGTACCGAACTCCTGGCCGGTCGAACGAAAGACGGCGAAGTACACCGTGAAGGCCCGCGCGGGCCCCCACGGCGAGAACGGCGTCCCGCTCGTGATCGTGCTGCGGGACGTACTCGGCTACGTCGACTCGACCAAGGAGGCGAAGTACGCCGCCAACGAGGGCAACGTCCTCGTCAACGGCGAGCCCGTTCGTGACGTGCGGCGTCCGATCGGGATGTTCGACATCCTCGGGTTCGCGGAGCGCGAGGAGTACTACCGCGTGTTCCCCGACGAGGGCGGACGCCTCGCGCTGACGCCGATCGACGCCGAGGACGCCGACGGCAAGCTCGGCAAGATCGTCGACAAGCGCCAGGTCCCCGGCGGCCAGACGCAGCTCCAGCTGCACGACGGCCGGAACCTCCGCGTCGAGGACGGCAGCGAGTACTCGGGCAAGGACTCGATCGTCATCGGCTTCGAGGACGGCGAGATCCTCGCGCACTTCGTCTACGAGGAGGGCGCGCTGGTCACTGCGGTTCGGGGCCAGCACGCCGGCGAGATCGGGACGATCGAGGCGATCGAGGTGATCCCCTCGAGCGCGCCCAACACCGTCACCGTCGAGACCGACGACGGCACGTTCGAGACCGTCGAGGAGTACATCGTCGTGATCGACGAGAACTTCGTCGGCGGGGACGCCGCTGCGTCCGATGGGGACGCCGCCGCGACCGACGAGGACGCCGCCGGAGGTGAGGACGAATGA
- the rplX gene encoding 50S ribosomal protein L24, whose amino-acid sequence MSRQPRKQRNQTADAPLHERHSQVNAALDGDLREEYGVRRTRVNAGDTVEVMRGDFAGETGEVVSVDLRNAVVHVEDVTVEKADGEEVARPLDASNLRITGLDLSDEVREARLEGDDE is encoded by the coding sequence ATGAGCAGACAACCACGCAAACAGCGAAACCAGACCGCAGACGCGCCGCTACACGAGCGTCACTCGCAGGTCAACGCGGCGCTGGACGGCGACCTCCGCGAGGAGTACGGCGTCCGGCGCACCCGCGTGAACGCGGGCGACACGGTCGAGGTGATGCGCGGGGACTTCGCCGGCGAGACCGGCGAGGTCGTCTCGGTCGACCTCAGAAACGCCGTCGTCCACGTCGAGGACGTCACCGTCGAGAAGGCCGACGGCGAGGAGGTGGCGCGTCCACTCGACGCGAGCAACCTCCGCATCACGGGGCTCGACCTCTCCGACGAGGTACGCGAGGCGCGTCTGGAGGGTGATGACGAATGA
- a CDS encoding 50S ribosomal protein L14 codes for MEALKADVTKGLSKGALINCADNTGARELKLISVSGYSGVKNRQPQAGVGDKITVSVTKGTPEMRRQILEAVVIRQRQSIRRPDGTRVKFEDNAAVVIDDAEEPRGTEIKGPIAREVAERFGSVASTATMIV; via the coding sequence ATGGAGGCGCTGAAGGCCGACGTCACGAAGGGACTCTCGAAGGGCGCGCTCATCAACTGCGCCGACAACACCGGTGCCCGCGAGCTGAAGCTGATCAGCGTCTCGGGCTATTCGGGCGTGAAGAACCGCCAGCCCCAGGCCGGGGTCGGCGACAAGATCACGGTGTCGGTGACGAAGGGCACCCCCGAGATGCGCCGACAGATCCTCGAGGCGGTCGTCATCCGCCAGCGCCAGTCGATCCGACGACCCGACGGCACGCGCGTGAAGTTCGAGGACAACGCCGCCGTGGTCATCGACGACGCAGAGGAGCCGCGCGGGACCGAGATCAAGGGTCCGATCGCGCGCGAGGTCGCAGAGCGCTTCGGAAGCGTCGCGAGCACCGCGACGATGATCGTATAG
- a CDS encoding 30S ribosomal protein S17 → MAIGLDVKTPPEPDDPDYDYEKCPFYGDLPVRGQVLEGVVASADMDKTVIVEREYDVFVPKYDRYMKRRSRVPAHVPGVLDHVSVGDQVKIAETRPLSKTKSHVVVEVTQAEPEVGPIDPTVEASPDEEETSSDVETEAAGGEE, encoded by the coding sequence ATGGCGATAGGATTAGACGTAAAAACACCACCAGAACCGGACGATCCGGACTACGACTACGAGAAGTGTCCGTTCTACGGCGATCTCCCCGTTCGAGGCCAGGTCCTCGAGGGAGTCGTCGCGAGCGCGGACATGGACAAGACCGTGATCGTCGAGCGAGAGTACGACGTCTTCGTGCCGAAGTACGATCGGTACATGAAGCGTCGGTCGCGCGTCCCGGCACACGTGCCGGGCGTGCTCGACCACGTCTCGGTCGGCGATCAGGTAAAGATAGCAGAGACACGACCGCTCTCGAAGACCAAGAGCCACGTCGTCGTCGAGGTCACCCAGGCCGAACCCGAAGTCGGCCCGATCGACCCGACGGTAGAGGCCTCTCCCGACGAGGAGGAGACCTCGAGCGATGTGGAGACCGAGGCCGCCGGAGGTGAGGAGTGA
- a CDS encoding ribonuclease P protein component 1 produces MALTPETLARHELNGLCVRAVAADNPDLVGIGGRVVRETTKTLSIREGSRVCQVPKSGTVFEFELPTDEAATAREGVGIASEPRADRHDGDGATHVTVDGDRLLSRPARRTETTGDSKWR; encoded by the coding sequence ATGGCACTCACACCCGAGACCCTCGCGCGACACGAGCTCAACGGCCTGTGCGTACGGGCCGTCGCCGCCGACAACCCCGACCTCGTCGGGATCGGCGGGCGCGTCGTCCGCGAGACGACCAAGACGCTCTCGATCCGCGAGGGATCGCGGGTGTGTCAGGTGCCGAAGTCGGGCACCGTCTTCGAGTTCGAACTCCCCACAGATGAAGCCGCGACCGCCCGAGAGGGGGTCGGGATCGCGTCCGAACCGCGTGCCGACCGGCACGACGGCGACGGCGCGACCCACGTTACGGTGGATGGCGACAGACTGCTCTCACGACCCGCCCGACGCACGGAAACAACAGGTGATTCGAAATGGCGATAG
- the rpmC gene encoding 50S ribosomal protein L29, whose translation MAILHVDEVRDMTPAERDVELEELETELLNMKAVKAAGGAPENPGRIRELKRTIARVKTVQREEGDLE comes from the coding sequence ATGGCGATCCTCCACGTCGACGAGGTTCGTGACATGACGCCCGCCGAACGCGACGTCGAGCTCGAGGAGCTCGAGACCGAGCTGCTCAACATGAAGGCGGTGAAGGCGGCGGGCGGCGCGCCGGAGAACCCCGGTCGGATCCGGGAGCTCAAGCGGACGATCGCCCGCGTGAAGACCGTCCAGCGCGAAGAAGGAGATCTAGAGTAG
- a CDS encoding 30S ribosomal protein S3 yields the protein MADEHQFIENGLQRSQIDEFFATELERAGYGGMEVAKTPMGTQIVLKAEKPGMVIGKGGKNIRKVTRELEERFDLDDPQIDVQEVDEPDLNAQIVADRLANALERGWYFRKAGHTTIDRIMDAGALGAEIVLAGKVTGARSRVEKFNRGYIKHNGEPAEEIVDAGQGTAVMKLGTIGVNVKIIPPGARLPDDFQIHEDADVEDLVADAAETDEGVEELLEDVDEEVVEGEGVAESGDAAEEGAVEAIDQAEETGVDEEFVEEPEEVAEEEFVDEAGAADDEVTEEVTEEVDEEPEELDEDIEAEAAELVAEMESEEEGDS from the coding sequence ATGGCCGACGAACACCAGTTCATCGAGAACGGCCTCCAGCGCTCGCAGATCGACGAGTTCTTCGCGACCGAGCTCGAGCGCGCCGGCTACGGCGGCATGGAGGTCGCGAAGACCCCGATGGGCACCCAGATCGTGCTCAAGGCCGAGAAGCCCGGCATGGTGATCGGCAAGGGCGGGAAGAACATCCGGAAGGTCACCCGGGAGCTCGAGGAGCGCTTCGACCTCGACGACCCCCAGATCGACGTTCAGGAGGTCGACGAGCCCGACCTGAACGCACAGATCGTCGCCGACCGACTGGCGAACGCCCTGGAGCGGGGCTGGTACTTCCGGAAGGCCGGCCACACCACGATCGACCGGATCATGGACGCCGGCGCGTTGGGCGCGGAGATCGTGCTGGCCGGGAAGGTCACCGGCGCGCGATCGCGCGTCGAGAAGTTCAACCGCGGCTACATCAAGCACAATGGCGAGCCCGCAGAGGAGATCGTCGACGCGGGCCAGGGTACCGCGGTGATGAAGCTCGGCACGATCGGCGTCAACGTGAAGATCATCCCGCCGGGCGCGCGACTGCCCGACGACTTCCAGATCCACGAGGACGCGGACGTCGAGGATCTGGTCGCCGACGCCGCCGAGACCGACGAGGGCGTCGAGGAACTGCTCGAGGACGTCGACGAGGAGGTCGTCGAGGGCGAGGGCGTCGCCGAGAGCGGCGACGCCGCCGAGGAGGGCGCCGTCGAGGCGATCGACCAGGCCGAGGAGACCGGCGTCGACGAGGAGTTCGTCGAGGAGCCCGAAGAGGTCGCCGAGGAGGAGTTCGTCGACGAGGCCGGCGCGGCCGACGACGAGGTGACCGAGGAGGTCACCGAGGAAGTCGACGAGGAGCCCGAAGAGCTCGACGAGGACATCGAGGCCGAGGCAGCGGAGCTGGTGGCCGAGATGGAGAGCGAGGAGGAGGGCGATAGCTGA
- a CDS encoding 50S ribosomal protein L22 translates to MGISYSVDADPETTAKAMLRERPMSHKHSKEVARAIKGMTAGEAAEYLEAVVNEERSVPFKSHNSDVGHRSDIDGWDAGRYPEKVSKAFLDLLENAVGNADHQGFDGESMTISHVAAHKVGESPGRKPRAMGRATAWNTPQVDVELILEDEEEDN, encoded by the coding sequence ATGGGAATCAGCTACAGCGTGGACGCGGATCCGGAGACGACGGCGAAAGCGATGCTTCGGGAGCGTCCCATGAGCCACAAGCACAGCAAGGAGGTCGCTCGCGCGATCAAGGGGATGACCGCCGGCGAGGCCGCGGAGTACCTCGAGGCGGTCGTGAACGAGGAGCGGTCGGTCCCGTTCAAGTCCCACAACTCGGACGTCGGCCACCGAAGCGACATCGACGGCTGGGACGCCGGTCGTTACCCCGAGAAGGTCTCGAAGGCGTTTCTCGACCTGCTCGAGAACGCGGTCGGCAACGCCGACCACCAGGGGTTCGACGGCGAGTCGATGACGATCAGCCACGTCGCCGCCCACAAGGTCGGCGAGTCGCCGGGGCGCAAGCCCCGCGCGATGGGGCGGGCCACCGCGTGGAACACCCCCCAGGTCGACGTCGAACTGATCCTCGAGGACGAGGAGGAGGATAACTGA
- a CDS encoding 30S ribosomal protein S19 produces MSSSDFRTGREGEFTYRGHTLDELQEMSLEEVAELLPARQRRSIDRGLTEEKQKLLEEARERGEEETANDPIRTHLRDMPVLPAFVNKTFSVHNGQSFERVQVRPEMLGHYLGEFQLTRQSVEHGQAGIGATRSSKFVPLK; encoded by the coding sequence ATGAGTTCATCAGACTTCAGAACCGGCCGTGAAGGTGAGTTCACCTATCGCGGCCACACGCTCGACGAGCTACAGGAGATGTCGCTCGAGGAGGTCGCGGAACTGCTGCCCGCTCGACAGCGGCGAAGCATCGATCGCGGCCTCACCGAGGAGAAGCAGAAGCTGCTCGAGGAGGCCCGCGAGCGCGGCGAGGAGGAGACCGCGAACGATCCGATCCGAACGCACCTGCGGGACATGCCCGTCCTGCCGGCGTTCGTGAACAAGACGTTCTCGGTCCACAACGGCCAGAGCTTCGAGCGCGTCCAGGTCAGACCCGAGATGCTCGGGCACTACCTCGGCGAGTTCCAGCTCACCCGCCAGTCGGTCGAACACGGCCAGGCCGGGATCGGCGCGACCCGTTCCTCGAAGTTCGTGCCACTGAAATGA
- a CDS encoding 50S ribosomal protein L2 → MGRRIQGQRRGRGGSTFRAPSHRYKANLSHRRAEGDVLTGTVVGIEHDPARSAPIADVEFEDGDRRLILVTEGVGTGDEIQIGISAEIKPGNTLPLAEIPEGVPVCNVESKPGDGGKFARSSGVNATLITHDRKAAVVQLPSGEVKRLSPQCRATIGVVAGGGRTEKPFVKAGNKYHKMKSRGTKWPKVRGVAMNAVDHPFGGGGRQHPGRPKSVSRDAPPGRKVGDISSRRTGRGGNK, encoded by the coding sequence ATGGGGCGACGAATCCAGGGCCAACGGCGCGGTCGAGGCGGCTCGACGTTCCGTGCGCCCTCGCACCGCTACAAGGCGAACCTCTCGCACCGACGCGCGGAGGGCGACGTGCTCACCGGCACCGTCGTCGGCATCGAGCACGACCCCGCACGGTCGGCGCCGATCGCCGACGTCGAGTTCGAGGACGGCGACCGCCGGCTGATCCTCGTCACCGAGGGCGTCGGCACCGGCGACGAGATCCAGATCGGCATCAGCGCGGAGATCAAGCCCGGCAACACGCTGCCGCTGGCGGAGATCCCCGAGGGCGTGCCGGTCTGTAACGTCGAGTCGAAGCCGGGCGACGGCGGGAAGTTCGCCCGTTCGAGCGGCGTCAACGCGACGCTGATCACCCACGACCGCAAGGCCGCGGTCGTCCAGCTCCCTAGCGGGGAGGTCAAACGGCTCTCGCCGCAGTGTCGCGCGACGATCGGCGTCGTCGCCGGCGGCGGACGGACGGAGAAGCCGTTCGTGAAGGCCGGTAACAAGTACCACAAGATGAAGAGCCGCGGTACGAAGTGGCCGAAGGTCCGCGGCGTGGCGATGAACGCCGTCGATCACCCGTTCGGCGGTGGTGGCCGCCAGCACCCCGGTCGGCCCAAGAGCGTCTCGCGCGACGCGCCGCCGGGACGGAAGGTCGGCGACATCTCGTCGCGACGCACGGGCAGAGGTGGTAACAAATGA
- a CDS encoding 50S ribosomal protein L23: MTVQHPLITEKAMNDMDFENKLQFIVDLDATKPEIREDISERYDVTVTKVNTQITMNGTKKATVRLSEDDDAQDVASRIGVF; the protein is encoded by the coding sequence ATGACGGTCCAGCACCCCCTCATCACGGAGAAGGCGATGAACGACATGGACTTCGAGAACAAGCTCCAGTTCATCGTCGACCTCGACGCCACCAAGCCGGAGATCCGCGAGGACATCTCGGAGCGCTACGACGTGACCGTAACGAAGGTCAACACACAGATCACCATGAACGGAACCAAGAAGGCGACCGTGCGGCTGTCGGAGGACGACGACGCACAGGACGTCGCCTCGCGAATCGGGGTGTTTTAG
- the rpl4p gene encoding 50S ribosomal protein L4, translated as MQAKTIDLDGNEAGEIDLPEVFETTYRPDLIKRAVLAAQANRTQDYGSDPFAGKRTSAESLGTGRGMARVPRSNGQGRRVPQAVGGRRAHPPKAEKDRTQKVNKKERQLAVRSAIAATADAELVAERGHRFEEDVELPLVVSDEFEELLKTKEVVAFLESVGLHADVERADEGRKVRAGQGKTRGRKYKEPSSILFVTSSEAGPSKAARNLAGVDVATAREVGAEDLAPGTHPGRLTVWTESAIEEVADR; from the coding sequence ATGCAAGCGAAAACGATCGACCTGGACGGAAACGAGGCGGGCGAGATCGATCTCCCGGAGGTCTTCGAGACGACCTACCGGCCGGATCTGATCAAACGCGCCGTGCTCGCCGCCCAGGCCAACAGAACACAGGACTACGGTAGCGACCCGTTCGCCGGCAAGCGGACGTCGGCGGAGTCGCTCGGCACCGGCCGCGGGATGGCCCGCGTCCCCCGCTCGAACGGACAGGGCCGACGCGTTCCGCAGGCCGTCGGCGGCCGGCGGGCCCACCCGCCGAAGGCCGAGAAGGACCGCACGCAGAAGGTGAACAAGAAGGAGCGACAGCTCGCCGTCCGCTCGGCGATCGCCGCCACCGCGGACGCCGAGCTGGTGGCCGAGCGCGGCCACCGCTTCGAGGAGGACGTCGAGCTGCCGCTGGTCGTCAGCGACGAGTTCGAGGAGCTCCTGAAGACCAAGGAGGTCGTCGCGTTCCTCGAGAGCGTCGGCCTCCACGCCGACGTCGAGCGCGCCGACGAGGGCCGGAAGGTCCGCGCGGGCCAGGGCAAGACCCGCGGACGCAAGTACAAGGAGCCCTCGTCGATCCTCTTCGTCACCTCGAGCGAGGCCGGCCCCTCGAAGGCCGCACGCAACCTCGCCGGGGTCGACGTGGCGACGGCCCGCGAGGTCGGCGCCGAGGACCTCGCGCCGGGGACCCACCCGGGTCGGCTGACCGTATGGACCGAGAGCGCGATCGAGGAGGTGGCCGACCGATGA
- a CDS encoding 50S ribosomal protein L3, with product MPQPSRPRKGSLGFGPRKRATGEVPRFNSWPDDDGQPALQGFAGYKAGMSHVVMVNDEANSPLEGTEQTVPVTIVETPPMRAVALRAYEDTPYGMQPSVEVWAEEFDDELHRVLDLPEEADGSARGELEEALEEGRIDDVRLITHTSPAGIKSVPKKKPDVMETRVGGGSIDERAEFALELLDADGTHEMTDVFRAGEYLDASGVTKGKGTQGPVKRWGVQKRKGKHARQGWRRRIGNLGPWNPSRVRSTVPQQGQTGYHQRTELNKRLLAVGEEDDVNPDGGFVNYGEVSGPYALIKGSLPGPDRRLLRFRPAVRPNDQPRLDPEVRYVSTSSNQG from the coding sequence ATGCCACAACCAAGCAGACCACGCAAAGGCTCGTTGGGGTTCGGTCCACGAAAGCGCGCGACGGGCGAAGTCCCGCGCTTCAACTCGTGGCCGGACGATGACGGACAGCCAGCGCTTCAGGGATTCGCCGGCTACAAGGCCGGTATGAGCCACGTGGTGATGGTCAACGACGAGGCCAACTCGCCGTTGGAAGGGACCGAGCAGACGGTCCCCGTCACCATCGTGGAGACCCCGCCCATGCGGGCGGTCGCCCTGCGCGCGTACGAAGACACGCCATACGGGATGCAGCCCAGCGTCGAGGTGTGGGCCGAGGAGTTCGACGACGAGCTCCACCGCGTCCTCGATCTCCCCGAGGAGGCCGACGGTTCGGCCCGCGGGGAGCTCGAGGAGGCCCTCGAGGAGGGGCGGATCGACGACGTCCGCCTCATCACCCATACCTCGCCTGCAGGGATCAAGAGCGTGCCCAAGAAGAAGCCCGACGTGATGGAGACACGCGTCGGCGGCGGCTCGATCGACGAGCGCGCCGAGTTCGCGCTCGAGCTGCTCGACGCCGACGGGACACACGAGATGACCGACGTGTTCCGCGCCGGCGAGTACCTCGACGCGAGCGGCGTCACGAAGGGTAAGGGTACGCAGGGTCCCGTCAAGCGATGGGGTGTCCAGAAGCGAAAGGGCAAACACGCCCGCCAGGGCTGGCGCCGTCGGATCGGCAACCTCGGCCCGTGGAACCCCTCGCGGGTTCGCTCGACCGTCCCCCAGCAGGGTCAGACCGGCTACCACCAGCGCACCGAACTGAACAAACGCCTCCTCGCCGTCGGCGAGGAGGACGACGTCAACCCGGACGGCGGGTTCGTCAACTACGGCGAGGTCAGCGGCCCGTACGCACTGATCAAGGGCTCGCTGCCCGGACCGGACAGACGCCTGCTCCGGTTCCGGCCGGCGGTCCGGCCCAACGACCAGCCACGACTGGACCCCGAGGTCCGGTACGTATCGACCAGCTCGAACCAGGGATAA
- a CDS encoding RNA methyltransferase, with the protein MTVSILVPSSLVREAEDKREATRKLGYVARAATVFRADRLCVFPDRDGERRWGGGFVETVLAYAATPPYLRKEVWDTRDELEYAGVLPPLRATPRTGSGSDDSGSLRQGIVTEVGPEGRVRVNCGLQHPLSLLTPSGMEVEEGERVTVRISSRRPVRAKLEDRPLPGLAVERTDLPAALGRPDAGVRIATSRLGERLTIERLGTLSARIQRDGTTVAFGAPGRGLPEMLGVEAERVAAGDGSAEAVELGSDAPDRFDLWLNTIPNQGSETVRTEEAMFASLACLTLTE; encoded by the coding sequence ATGACCGTCAGCATACTCGTGCCGTCATCGCTGGTCCGGGAGGCCGAGGACAAACGCGAGGCGACTCGCAAACTCGGCTACGTCGCCCGCGCGGCGACCGTCTTCCGGGCGGACCGCCTGTGTGTCTTCCCCGATCGCGATGGGGAACGCAGGTGGGGTGGCGGGTTCGTCGAAACCGTACTCGCGTACGCCGCAACGCCCCCCTATCTCCGAAAGGAGGTATGGGATACGCGGGACGAACTGGAGTATGCGGGCGTCCTGCCCCCGCTTCGCGCCACGCCACGGACCGGCTCCGGATCGGACGATTCGGGGTCGTTAAGACAGGGAATCGTGACCGAGGTCGGACCTGAAGGGCGCGTACGGGTCAATTGCGGACTGCAACACCCACTCTCGCTCCTCACGCCTTCCGGAATGGAGGTCGAGGAGGGGGAACGCGTGACCGTCAGGATATCTTCGCGACGACCGGTCCGTGCGAAGCTCGAGGACCGGCCCCTCCCGGGGCTGGCCGTCGAGCGCACGGACCTTCCGGCAGCGCTCGGCCGTCCGGACGCGGGCGTCCGCATCGCCACCTCTCGCCTCGGCGAGAGGCTGACGATCGAGCGACTGGGGACGCTCTCGGCGCGCATCCAACGCGACGGAACGACCGTCGCGTTCGGCGCGCCGGGCCGCGGGCTGCCGGAGATGCTCGGAGTGGAGGCCGAACGTGTTGCCGCCGGCGACGGGTCGGCGGAGGCCGTCGAACTCGGATCGGACGCACCCGATCGGTTCGACCTTTGGCTCAACACGATCCCAAACCAGGGCAGCGAGACGGTGCGAACGGAGGAGGCGATGTTCGCGTCGCTCGCCTGCCTGACGCTCACGGAGTGA